Proteins from a genomic interval of Spea bombifrons isolate aSpeBom1 chromosome 4, aSpeBom1.2.pri, whole genome shotgun sequence:
- the PARP6 gene encoding protein mono-ADP-ribosyltransferase PARP6 isoform X1 yields the protein MDIKGHNWAEDDSDGDNECGEFLYGVQGTCCADLYRHPQLDADIEAVKEIYSESAVSVREYGTIDDADIDLHINIGFLDEEVATAWKVIRTEPIVLRLRFSLSQYLDGPEPTIDVFQPSNRDDFGLGIQLKKILSLFSSHQWRYLSNEVLRSQQERRLRWLRVSGSIKRFRAGLSIFSPVPKSPSFPGVQDSGVRSSLTGPDLRSGLAGADLRAPRLMNRSVSCTLRNPKTEIYGSHNPTTQVSGHCKTVPTLEYGFLVQIMKYAEQRLPTLNEYCVVCDEQHVFQNASMLKPAVCTRELCVFSFYTLGVMSGAAEEVATGAEVVGLLVAMCRAALESPRKSIIFEPYPSVVDPNDPKTLAFNPKKKNYERLQKALDSVMSIREMTQGSYLEIKKQMDRLDPLAHPLLQWIISSNRSHIVKLPLSRQLKFMHTSHQFLLLSSPPAKEARFRTAKKLYGSTFAFHGSHIENWHSILRNGLVNASYTKLQLHGAAYGKGIYLSPISSISFGYSGMGKGQHRMPSKDELVQRYNRMNTIPQTRCLQSRFLQSRNLNCIALCEVITSKDLQKHGNIWVCPVSDHVCTRFFFVYEDGQVGDANINTQDPKIQKEIMRVIGTQVYSG from the exons ATG GACATCAAAGGTCACAATTGGGCTGAGGACGACTCTGATGGGGACAACGAATGTGGGGAGTTCCTATATGGAGTTCAG GGTACGTGCTGTGCAGATCTGTATAGACATCCCCAGTTGGATGCAGATATTGAAGCTGTGAAGGAGATATACAGTGAGAGTGCTGTGTCTGTCAG AGAGTACGGGACCATCGATGATGCTGATATCGACCTGCATATAAACATAGGATTTTTGGAT gaagaggtAGCCACTGCCTGGAAGGTTATCCGCACAGAACCCATAGTCCTTCGCTTACGCTTCTCCCTCTCACAGTACCTGGACGGTCCTG AACCCACCATTGATGTTTTTCAGCCGTCAAACAGAGATGACTTTGGTCTTGGAATTCAGTTGAAGAA GATTCTTTCCCTCTTTTCCTCTCATCAGTGGAGGTATCTCAGCAATGAGGTTTTGCGTTCCCAGCAAGAGAGGAGGCTCCGATGGCTCAGAGTTAGCGGTAGCATCAAAAGATTCCGGGCTGGGCTTAGCATTTTCTCCCCTGTACCCAA ATCTCCTAGTTTCCCTGGAGTTCAAGACTCTGGTGTACGGAGCAGCCTTACTGGGCCTGATCTCCGAAGTGGCCTTGCTGGGGCAGATCTCCGTGCCCCTCGTCTTATGAACAGATCTGTATCTTGCACTCTAAGGAACCCCAAAACTGAGATTTATGGATCTCATAACCCTACAACCCAG GTCAGCGGGCACTGTAAAACAGTACCTACTCTGGAGTATGGATTTCTGGTGCAG ATAATGAAGTATGCAGAGCAGCGTCTCCCCACTCTAAACGAATACTGTGTGGTGTGCGATGAGCAGCATGTCTTCCAGAATGCATCCATGCTCAAG ccagcagtGTGTACACGGGAACTTTGTGTCTTCTCATTCTACACTTTGGGAGTGATGTCTGGGGCTGCTGAAGAAGTTGCAACTGGAGCGGAG GTAGTAGGCTTGCTCGTTGCCATGTGTCGGGCTGCTCTGGAATCACCTAGGAAAAGTATTATATTTGAGCCGTATCCATCAGTAGTGGATCCTAATGACCCCAAAACACTGGCCTTTAACCCTAAG AAAAAGAACTATGAACGTCTCCAGAAAGCCTTAGACAGTGTTATGTCCATTCGAGAAATGACCCAG gGCTCTTATCTGGAAATCAAGAAACAGATGGACAGACTTGACCCCTTGGCTCACCCCTTGCTGCAATG GATCATTTCCAGTAACAGATCTCACATTGTTAAACTTCCCCTGAGCAgg CAGCTGAAGTTCATGCACACCTCTCATCAATTTTTGCTGCTCAGTAGTCCCCCAGCCAAGGAGGCCCGATTCCGGACAGCCAAGAAACTCTACGGAAGCACATTCGCCTTTCA CGGCTCTCATATTGAGAACTGGCACTCCATTCTACGAAACGGACTGGTGAATGCATCGTACACTAAACTTCAG TTACATGGAGCAGCATATGGCAAGGGCATCTACCTGAGTCCCATCTCCAGTATTTCCTTTGGATACTCAG gTATGGGGAAGGGGCAACATCGGATGCCATCCAAGGATGAGTTGGTGCAAAGATATAATCGGATGAACACCATCCCTCAG ACTCGATGCCTCCAGTCTCGTTTCCTGCAGAGTCGCAATCTGAACTGCATTGCACTATGTGAAG
- the PARP6 gene encoding protein mono-ADP-ribosyltransferase PARP6 isoform X2 codes for MDIKGHNWAEDDSDGDNECGEFLYGVQGTCCADLYRHPQLDADIEAVKEIYSESAVSVREYGTIDDADIDLHINIGFLDEEVATAWKVIRTEPIVLRLRFSLSQYLDGPEPTIDVFQPSNRDDFGLGIQLKKILSLFSSHQWRYLSNEVLRSQQERRLRWLRVSGSIKRFRAGLSIFSPVPKSPSFPGVQDSGVRSSLTGPDLRSGLAGADLRAPRLMNRSVSCTLRNPKTEIYGSHNPTTQVSGHCKTVPTLEYGFLVQIMKYAEQRLPTLNEYCVVCDEQHVFQNASMLKPAVCTRELCVFSFYTLGVMSGAAEEVATGAEVVGLLVAMCRAALESPRKSIIFEPYPSVVDPNDPKTLAFNPKKKNYERLQKALDSVMSIREMTQGSYLEIKKQMDRLDPLAHPLLQWIISSNRSHIVKLPLSRLKFMHTSHQFLLLSSPPAKEARFRTAKKLYGSTFAFHGSHIENWHSILRNGLVNASYTKLQLHGAAYGKGIYLSPISSISFGYSGMGKGQHRMPSKDELVQRYNRMNTIPQTRCLQSRFLQSRNLNCIALCEVITSKDLQKHGNIWVCPVSDHVCTRFFFVYEDGQVGDANINTQDPKIQKEIMRVIGTQVYSG; via the exons ATG GACATCAAAGGTCACAATTGGGCTGAGGACGACTCTGATGGGGACAACGAATGTGGGGAGTTCCTATATGGAGTTCAG GGTACGTGCTGTGCAGATCTGTATAGACATCCCCAGTTGGATGCAGATATTGAAGCTGTGAAGGAGATATACAGTGAGAGTGCTGTGTCTGTCAG AGAGTACGGGACCATCGATGATGCTGATATCGACCTGCATATAAACATAGGATTTTTGGAT gaagaggtAGCCACTGCCTGGAAGGTTATCCGCACAGAACCCATAGTCCTTCGCTTACGCTTCTCCCTCTCACAGTACCTGGACGGTCCTG AACCCACCATTGATGTTTTTCAGCCGTCAAACAGAGATGACTTTGGTCTTGGAATTCAGTTGAAGAA GATTCTTTCCCTCTTTTCCTCTCATCAGTGGAGGTATCTCAGCAATGAGGTTTTGCGTTCCCAGCAAGAGAGGAGGCTCCGATGGCTCAGAGTTAGCGGTAGCATCAAAAGATTCCGGGCTGGGCTTAGCATTTTCTCCCCTGTACCCAA ATCTCCTAGTTTCCCTGGAGTTCAAGACTCTGGTGTACGGAGCAGCCTTACTGGGCCTGATCTCCGAAGTGGCCTTGCTGGGGCAGATCTCCGTGCCCCTCGTCTTATGAACAGATCTGTATCTTGCACTCTAAGGAACCCCAAAACTGAGATTTATGGATCTCATAACCCTACAACCCAG GTCAGCGGGCACTGTAAAACAGTACCTACTCTGGAGTATGGATTTCTGGTGCAG ATAATGAAGTATGCAGAGCAGCGTCTCCCCACTCTAAACGAATACTGTGTGGTGTGCGATGAGCAGCATGTCTTCCAGAATGCATCCATGCTCAAG ccagcagtGTGTACACGGGAACTTTGTGTCTTCTCATTCTACACTTTGGGAGTGATGTCTGGGGCTGCTGAAGAAGTTGCAACTGGAGCGGAG GTAGTAGGCTTGCTCGTTGCCATGTGTCGGGCTGCTCTGGAATCACCTAGGAAAAGTATTATATTTGAGCCGTATCCATCAGTAGTGGATCCTAATGACCCCAAAACACTGGCCTTTAACCCTAAG AAAAAGAACTATGAACGTCTCCAGAAAGCCTTAGACAGTGTTATGTCCATTCGAGAAATGACCCAG gGCTCTTATCTGGAAATCAAGAAACAGATGGACAGACTTGACCCCTTGGCTCACCCCTTGCTGCAATG GATCATTTCCAGTAACAGATCTCACATTGTTAAACTTCCCCTGAGCAgg CTGAAGTTCATGCACACCTCTCATCAATTTTTGCTGCTCAGTAGTCCCCCAGCCAAGGAGGCCCGATTCCGGACAGCCAAGAAACTCTACGGAAGCACATTCGCCTTTCA CGGCTCTCATATTGAGAACTGGCACTCCATTCTACGAAACGGACTGGTGAATGCATCGTACACTAAACTTCAG TTACATGGAGCAGCATATGGCAAGGGCATCTACCTGAGTCCCATCTCCAGTATTTCCTTTGGATACTCAG gTATGGGGAAGGGGCAACATCGGATGCCATCCAAGGATGAGTTGGTGCAAAGATATAATCGGATGAACACCATCCCTCAG ACTCGATGCCTCCAGTCTCGTTTCCTGCAGAGTCGCAATCTGAACTGCATTGCACTATGTGAAG